One segment of uncultured Tolumonas sp. DNA contains the following:
- a CDS encoding sugar ABC transporter permease: MKGSFRNRGEWLNLAFILPYLLVFIAMILIPLIWGISLSFEKVDLFGGGRFVGLANYHRLFHDKIFLQTVSNTFYFAVLTVPALVILGLFLAINLNKQTWLAASLRGIFFSSTILSVTVVTLIWRIVFIPNDGLMANIFVKLGFEPIAFLSNPDWSLIAVAIATVWWCLGLPMMLFIAALQQIPKDIYEAAALDNASRFTVFFKITVPSIMRTIVLVTIIEIVMQFQLFGQALLMTNGGPNNASRSIVMFIYDVGFRRWDMGLAAAASQILFAIILVAAMAQFFVASRSKGNS, encoded by the coding sequence ATGAAAGGGTCTTTCCGAAACCGCGGCGAATGGCTGAATTTAGCCTTTATTTTGCCGTACTTGCTGGTGTTTATTGCCATGATCTTGATCCCCTTAATTTGGGGGATCAGCCTGAGTTTTGAAAAAGTCGATCTGTTTGGTGGCGGGCGTTTCGTTGGCTTGGCGAATTATCATCGGCTCTTTCACGACAAAATTTTCCTACAAACGGTCAGTAACACATTTTATTTTGCCGTGTTAACGGTGCCTGCGCTGGTCATTCTCGGTCTGTTTTTAGCGATCAATTTGAACAAACAAACCTGGCTGGCCGCCAGCTTACGCGGCATCTTTTTCTCATCGACTATCTTGTCGGTGACCGTGGTAACACTGATCTGGCGCATCGTGTTTATTCCCAATGACGGTTTGATGGCCAATATTTTTGTCAAATTAGGCTTTGAGCCGATCGCATTTTTATCCAACCCCGATTGGTCGTTAATTGCGGTGGCTATCGCGACAGTCTGGTGGTGTCTGGGCTTGCCAATGATGTTGTTTATCGCGGCACTGCAACAGATCCCGAAAGATATTTACGAAGCAGCCGCCTTGGATAATGCCTCTCGCTTTACTGTGTTTTTCAAGATCACCGTGCCATCTATTATGCGCACCATTGTCTTAGTCACCATCATCGAAATTGTCATGCAATTCCAGCTGTTCGGGCAGGCTTTGCTGATGACAAACGGTGGGCCGAATAACGCTTCTCGTTCCATCGTTATGTTTATTTACGATGTTGGTTTCCGACGCTGGGATATGGGTCTTGCTGCAGCGGCATCTCAAATCTTGTTTGCCATTATTCTGGTTGCGGCGATGGCACAGTTCTTTGTCGCCAGCCGTTCAAAGGGGAATTCCTAA